A genomic window from Caballeronia sp. SBC1 includes:
- a CDS encoding DUF1295 domain-containing protein, with translation MPPLTVAVIAFIALIVVFTAVWAWQVKSKNAGMVDPVWAMSLGVVAVLVAVLANGDLHTRVVVGVGGFVWGVRLGLHLWKRNAGHAEDPRYHKFREQWGADANKKMFWFFQMQVVISMLLSLAFFVPAYRATPPGAAWVALAAVIWMISIAGEALADHQLRAFKADPSNHGNVCRAGLWRYSRHPNYFFECVHWVAYIPLAIGVGAWIFAMLLPPVLMAWLLLKVSGVPMVEAESAKKRAGYADYMRTTNALIPWPPRHP, from the coding sequence ATGCCGCCGCTTACCGTTGCCGTTATCGCCTTTATTGCGCTCATCGTTGTTTTTACGGCGGTTTGGGCGTGGCAGGTTAAATCGAAGAATGCCGGGATGGTTGATCCTGTCTGGGCGATGTCGCTCGGCGTGGTCGCCGTGCTGGTCGCGGTACTCGCCAATGGCGATCTGCACACGCGGGTCGTTGTTGGCGTTGGCGGGTTCGTCTGGGGCGTTCGGCTTGGTCTGCATTTGTGGAAGCGCAATGCCGGTCACGCAGAAGATCCCCGGTATCACAAGTTCCGCGAGCAATGGGGCGCCGACGCGAACAAGAAAATGTTCTGGTTCTTCCAGATGCAAGTCGTGATTTCGATGCTGCTGTCGCTCGCGTTTTTCGTACCGGCTTATCGGGCAACACCGCCGGGCGCCGCCTGGGTCGCGCTGGCGGCTGTGATCTGGATGATTTCCATTGCGGGCGAAGCGCTCGCCGACCACCAGTTGCGCGCGTTCAAAGCGGACCCGTCGAATCACGGCAATGTATGCCGCGCGGGCTTGTGGCGTTATTCACGGCACCCGAACTACTTCTTCGAGTGCGTGCATTGGGTCGCGTACATCCCGCTTGCGATCGGCGTTGGCGCGTGGATTTTCGCCATGCTGTTGCCACCCGTGCTGATGGCGTGGCTGTTGCTGAAAGTCTCGGGCGTACCCATGGTTGAAGCGGAATCGGCTAAAAAGCGCGCGGGATACGCCGATTACATGCGTACAACCAATGCATTGATTCCATGGCCGCCGCGTCATCCTTAA
- a CDS encoding cyclopropane-fatty-acyl-phospholipid synthase family protein, translated as MSQPQEKELPTESWLIDWCERGRLPDSLVRLGMRRLMKQRLRDEGIDDGETRSKRFNRLVDELRASPIAIETQAANTQHYEVPAAFFHGHLGEHLKYSCCLYRTGTETLDQAERAMLEEYAVRAQLTDGQRILDLGCGWGSLSLWLAETYPRSQIVALSNSRGQREFIESEAAERGITNLGVVTGNIVDHQFDPALLGDGFDRVLSIEMFEHMKNYRLLLNKISGWMREDGKLFVHVFAHRTLAYHFEVKDGSDWMSKYFFTGGTMPSEALLLHFQDDLTVDRQWWVSGAHYEKTANHWLANLDAARGELMPLMVQTYGAADAPVWFQRWRMFYMAVAELFGYAGGNEWGVAHYRFSKRSG; from the coding sequence ATGTCACAACCACAAGAAAAAGAATTGCCGACGGAGAGCTGGCTGATCGACTGGTGCGAGCGCGGCCGGCTGCCGGACTCGCTCGTGCGCCTCGGGATGCGCCGCCTGATGAAACAGCGTCTGCGCGATGAAGGTATCGACGACGGCGAAACGCGTTCGAAGCGTTTTAATCGCCTGGTCGATGAGCTGCGCGCAAGCCCGATCGCGATCGAAACGCAAGCCGCGAACACGCAGCACTACGAGGTGCCGGCCGCGTTTTTCCATGGCCATTTGGGCGAGCACCTGAAGTACTCGTGCTGTTTGTATCGGACGGGAACGGAAACGCTCGATCAGGCTGAGCGCGCGATGCTTGAGGAATACGCCGTTCGCGCGCAACTCACCGATGGCCAGCGCATCCTTGATCTCGGTTGCGGCTGGGGTTCGCTCTCGTTGTGGCTGGCGGAAACTTATCCGCGCTCGCAGATCGTGGCTTTATCGAATTCGCGGGGGCAGCGCGAGTTTATCGAGAGCGAGGCGGCCGAGCGTGGCATCACGAATCTGGGCGTGGTGACCGGGAATATTGTCGATCATCAATTCGATCCGGCATTGCTCGGCGATGGATTCGACCGCGTGTTGTCGATCGAGATGTTCGAGCATATGAAGAACTATCGATTGTTGCTGAACAAGATTTCGGGCTGGATGCGTGAGGACGGCAAGCTTTTTGTGCATGTGTTCGCGCATCGCACGCTGGCGTATCACTTCGAGGTGAAAGACGGCAGCGACTGGATGTCGAAGTACTTTTTCACGGGCGGCACCATGCCCTCGGAGGCGCTGCTGCTTCATTTCCAGGACGATCTGACCGTTGACCGTCAATGGTGGGTGAGCGGCGCGCATTATGAAAAGACGGCGAATCACTGGCTGGCGAACCTGGACGCGGCGCGCGGCGAGTTGATGCCGCTGATGGTCCAGACGTATGGCGCGGCTGACGCCCCCGTCTGGTTTCAGCGCTGGCGCATGTTCTATATGGCAGTGGCCGAGTTGTTCGGGTACGCCGGCGGCAACGAATGGGGCGTCGCGCATTACCGTTTTTCCAAGCGCTCAGGCTAG
- a CDS encoding PepSY-associated TM helix domain-containing protein, translating to MNAPETFEPASNVTTMPYAPRGGRLIDDAEQFTRKQRSRRATFIKWLRKVHGWVGLWGAVLGLLFGTTGFLLNHRAGPLKISSGEPQVSQMQMAVPAHGLKSPMELGKWLKQELKLDGNIGRPKREAAHPVGWGDQKTMQPELWTVAVASPGGSVSAEYWVGNGFVSVKKSENSFLATMTNLHKGVGLSMGWVLLIDTLAGSIILLSLTGVLLWTELNKRKTVGAVIVMASIVAMVCMGLM from the coding sequence GTGAACGCGCCTGAAACTTTTGAACCCGCGTCCAACGTGACCACGATGCCGTACGCGCCGCGCGGCGGTCGCCTTATCGACGACGCCGAACAATTCACGCGAAAACAACGCTCGCGTCGCGCAACGTTCATCAAATGGCTTCGAAAGGTGCATGGCTGGGTGGGTTTATGGGGCGCCGTGCTGGGGTTGCTGTTCGGGACGACGGGTTTTCTGCTGAATCATCGCGCGGGTCCGCTGAAGATATCGAGCGGAGAACCTCAGGTTTCCCAGATGCAAATGGCCGTGCCCGCGCACGGCCTCAAGTCACCGATGGAACTCGGGAAGTGGCTCAAGCAGGAACTCAAGCTCGACGGCAATATCGGCCGGCCGAAACGTGAAGCGGCGCATCCGGTGGGCTGGGGCGATCAGAAGACAATGCAGCCGGAATTGTGGACGGTCGCGGTGGCATCGCCGGGCGGGTCGGTATCGGCGGAATATTGGGTGGGGAACGGGTTTGTATCGGTGAAGAAGAGCGAGAACAGCTTTCTCGCGACCATGACCAATCTGCACAAAGGCGTGGGGTTAAGCATGGGCTGGGTGCTGCTCATCGATACCCTGGCGGGCAGCATTATTTTGCTGTCGTTGACGGGCGTATTGCTGTGGACCGAGTTGAATAAACGCAAGACCGTAGGCGCGGTCATTGTGATGGCGTCGATTGTCGCGATGGTTTGTATGGGCTTGATGTGA
- a CDS encoding PepSY domain-containing protein, producing the protein MLLLCLTGLPLVFGHELDVLLGDAIEAPELPAHQSNARASYDAILNSALAKNPGHVPQYMIWEPDESMLPIVVTAPRPDTPPDDTQSTTIDARTARALGAPPGKGSLKFILLKLHVDMFAGLPGKLFLGAMGVSFVVAIVSGVVVYLPFWKKVGLGRVRIKKSRRIAWLDGHNALGMLTLVWALLVGATGSINTLADLLLDAWRNDQLAQMLAPYQGKPPVKATASVDEAIKIARDKTPSMIPSFVAFPGTRFSSPHHYTVFMRGDGILTTRMLRPVLIDAETGKLTDSRELPWYLTLLLGSQPLHFGDFGGMPLKIFWAAFDVLTIVVLGSGLYIWLSRGNKNKRKPA; encoded by the coding sequence ATGCTGTTGCTCTGCCTGACCGGTTTGCCGCTCGTGTTCGGCCATGAGCTCGATGTGCTCCTGGGCGATGCTATCGAAGCTCCCGAACTTCCCGCGCATCAATCCAACGCTCGCGCGAGTTACGACGCAATCCTGAATTCAGCGCTGGCGAAAAATCCGGGGCATGTCCCGCAATACATGATTTGGGAACCCGATGAGTCGATGCTCCCCATCGTCGTCACCGCGCCACGCCCCGATACCCCACCCGACGATACCCAAAGCACGACCATCGATGCCCGCACGGCTCGGGCGCTAGGCGCTCCGCCGGGCAAAGGATCACTGAAATTCATCCTGCTGAAACTGCATGTCGATATGTTCGCCGGCTTGCCCGGTAAGCTGTTTCTCGGCGCGATGGGCGTGAGTTTCGTTGTCGCGATCGTGTCGGGCGTGGTCGTCTATCTGCCGTTCTGGAAGAAGGTCGGCCTTGGTCGCGTGCGGATTAAAAAGTCGCGTCGAATCGCGTGGCTCGATGGTCATAACGCGCTCGGCATGTTGACGCTGGTCTGGGCGTTATTGGTGGGCGCAACGGGCTCGATCAACACGCTCGCCGATCTTCTCCTCGATGCCTGGCGCAACGATCAACTCGCGCAAATGCTCGCGCCATATCAAGGCAAGCCGCCCGTGAAGGCCACGGCGTCCGTCGATGAAGCCATCAAGATTGCTCGCGACAAAACGCCTTCGATGATTCCATCGTTCGTCGCATTTCCCGGCACGCGCTTCAGCAGTCCGCACCACTACACAGTATTTATGCGCGGCGACGGCATTCTGACGACGCGCATGCTGCGTCCGGTTCTCATCGATGCAGAAACGGGCAAGCTCACCGATTCGCGCGAATTGCCGTGGTATCTGACGCTGCTGCTCGGCTCCCAACCGCTCCATTTCGGCGATTTTGGCGGCATGCCGCTGAAGATTTTTTGGGCAGCGTTCGACGTATTGACTATCGTCGTGTTGGGCAGCGGGCTTTATATCTGGCTTTCGCGCGGAAATAAAAACAAGCGCAAACCGGCTTGA
- a CDS encoding MFS transporter — MTFATGDIFVTSSPAPSRSASSSSLPPDPSPYLERGSRAYWHAAVALLFAGYATFSLLYCVQPLLPEFTKTFGVSPAESALSVSVTTASLAVAIFIAGFVSEGWSRHRLMTLSLTASALLTIIVAFLPSWHALLFVRALEGLALGGVPAVAMAYLAEEVHPDGLGLAMGLYVGGTAIGGMAGRVISGILADFFSWRVAIGGIGVLGLLATLAFRALLPLSRRFVPRAGMGFSHHRMALAGHLKNRGLPFLFLMGFVLMGSFVTLYNYVGYRLIAAPFNLSQTEIGGIFVVYLTGVVASPWSGKMADIFGRGRVLIAALLLMIFGVALTLSSLLAVVIAGIACMTFGFFAGHSVASGWIGVLANGPKGQAAALYLLAYYIGSSVLGSWGGHFWTIAGWPGVSGFVFVLLFIGLGGAEYLRRRERRVNA; from the coding sequence ATGACCTTCGCCACCGGAGATATCTTTGTGACTTCATCGCCGGCGCCGTCCCGGTCAGCTTCGTCCTCCTCGCTTCCCCCCGATCCCTCGCCGTACCTCGAACGCGGATCGCGTGCTTACTGGCATGCGGCTGTTGCCTTGCTGTTTGCAGGCTACGCCACGTTCTCGCTGCTGTACTGTGTGCAGCCGCTCCTTCCCGAGTTCACCAAGACGTTCGGCGTGAGTCCGGCGGAAAGCGCGCTTTCGGTATCGGTGACAACAGCGTCACTTGCGGTCGCGATTTTTATCGCCGGCTTTGTTTCAGAGGGCTGGAGCCGGCACCGGTTGATGACGCTGTCGCTGACGGCTTCGGCGCTGCTGACGATCATCGTGGCGTTTCTGCCGAGCTGGCACGCGCTGTTGTTCGTACGCGCGCTCGAAGGGCTGGCGCTCGGCGGCGTGCCGGCGGTCGCCATGGCCTATCTCGCCGAGGAAGTGCATCCCGACGGCCTCGGCCTCGCGATGGGACTCTACGTCGGCGGCACGGCAATCGGGGGAATGGCCGGGCGCGTGATTAGCGGGATTCTCGCGGACTTTTTCTCGTGGCGCGTGGCTATCGGCGGGATCGGGGTGCTTGGGCTGCTCGCCACGCTGGCGTTTCGTGCGCTCCTGCCGCTGTCGCGACGGTTCGTGCCACGCGCCGGCATGGGATTTAGCCATCATCGAATGGCCCTGGCCGGGCATCTGAAAAACCGGGGCCTCCCGTTCCTGTTCCTGATGGGTTTCGTGCTCATGGGCAGCTTCGTGACGCTTTATAACTACGTGGGGTATCGGTTGATCGCGGCGCCGTTCAATCTCAGTCAGACGGAGATTGGCGGGATTTTCGTGGTGTATCTGACGGGCGTGGTGGCATCGCCCTGGTCCGGAAAAATGGCCGATATATTCGGCCGCGGCCGCGTCCTGATCGCTGCGCTCCTGCTGATGATCTTTGGCGTGGCGTTGACGTTGTCAAGTTTGCTGGCCGTGGTGATTGCCGGTATCGCGTGCATGACGTTCGGTTTTTTCGCCGGGCATTCGGTCGCAAGCGGCTGGATTGGCGTGTTGGCCAACGGGCCGAAAGGCCAGGCCGCGGCGCTGTATTTGCTGGCCTATTACATCGGCTCCAGCGTGCTTGGTTCATGGGGTGGGCATTTCTGGACCATCGCCGGCTGGCCGGGCGTGAGCGGCTTCGTATTCGTGCTGCTGTTCATTGGCTTGGGCGGCGCGGAATATTTGCGTCGGAGAGAACGGCGCGTAAACGCTTGA
- a CDS encoding amidase — protein MQSEYLDYDAIGLAKLVRSGQVSARELIDAAIARAEAVNPALNAIVLKDYQAARNRASRGGRDGSSTLGEGPLAGVPYLIKDLGAPVAGLRMSMGCRHFQHFTPTEDSLIVARSKQAGLNIFGKTNTPEIGQMPYTEPELFGPARNPWGLDYTPGGSSGGAAAAVAGGVVPLAHAADGGGSIRIPASCCGLFGYKPSNDVQPQPLPAPGDLAVDHAVSRSVRDSALLLDLTSSGQPGAFFRAVGEPCGPLRIGYMEEPQLAESLSADVKAALNDAARLAESLGHRVEPASFGLDFNVLAHAFLVMWSVLAEEIVLHADRISGQKPKRADFEIASWAMARVGQKIGERDLPAALETQRQFKAKMATLMTRYDVLLTPTLAAAPFKIGAKQPSQFERFQMHVLSAFPVEPLLQRMLSVSAKKAFDWAGCTELFNFTGQPAMSVPLYWNARGMPIGVQFAGRMNDDATLFRLAAQLEAARAWFTRRPALIAAR, from the coding sequence AGGACTATCAGGCGGCTCGCAACCGCGCGAGCCGTGGCGGACGCGATGGATCAAGCACTCTGGGCGAAGGTCCGCTCGCGGGGGTTCCCTATCTCATCAAGGATCTGGGCGCGCCGGTCGCAGGTTTGCGGATGTCCATGGGCTGCCGCCATTTCCAGCATTTCACGCCCACTGAAGATTCGCTGATCGTTGCGCGCTCAAAGCAGGCCGGGCTCAACATTTTCGGCAAGACCAACACGCCTGAAATCGGCCAGATGCCGTACACCGAACCCGAGTTGTTCGGCCCGGCACGCAACCCGTGGGGACTCGACTACACACCGGGCGGTTCCAGTGGTGGCGCTGCGGCGGCGGTCGCGGGCGGTGTTGTCCCGCTCGCGCATGCGGCAGACGGCGGCGGCTCGATCCGCATTCCGGCTTCGTGTTGCGGACTGTTCGGCTACAAGCCATCCAACGATGTCCAGCCACAGCCACTACCCGCACCCGGCGATCTGGCCGTGGATCACGCCGTGTCGCGCAGTGTCCGCGACAGCGCCCTGCTACTCGATCTCACGTCGTCCGGGCAACCGGGCGCTTTCTTCCGTGCCGTCGGCGAGCCTTGCGGGCCGTTGCGCATCGGTTATATGGAAGAGCCGCAGCTTGCGGAGTCGTTATCGGCGGATGTAAAAGCTGCTCTCAACGATGCCGCCAGGCTCGCTGAATCACTGGGGCATCGTGTGGAACCGGCGTCTTTCGGGCTCGACTTCAATGTCCTCGCCCATGCGTTCCTGGTGATGTGGTCGGTGCTGGCCGAAGAGATTGTGCTGCACGCCGACCGCATCAGCGGCCAGAAGCCGAAGCGCGCTGATTTCGAAATTGCATCGTGGGCCATGGCGCGTGTCGGTCAGAAGATTGGCGAGCGCGACCTGCCAGCGGCGCTGGAAACTCAGCGTCAGTTCAAGGCGAAGATGGCCACGTTGATGACACGGTATGACGTCTTGTTGACACCCACGCTTGCTGCCGCGCCGTTCAAGATCGGCGCCAAGCAACCCAGCCAATTCGAGCGTTTCCAGATGCACGTGCTCTCGGCGTTTCCTGTTGAACCGTTGTTGCAACGAATGCTGTCGGTATCGGCGAAGAAGGCGTTTGACTGGGCCGGTTGCACGGAGCTTTTCAACTTTACCGGTCAGCCGGCAATGTCCGTGCCGCTCTACTGGAATGCCCGCGGCATGCCGATCGGCGTGCAGTTCGCGGGGCGGATGAACGACGATGCCACGTTGTTCCGGCTGGCGGCGCAACTAGAGGCCGCCAGGGCGTGGTTCACTCGCCGCCCGGCGTTGATCGCAGCGAGGTGA
- a CDS encoding serine/threonine protein kinase: MNSNHSDASRASADSLSFSGDDANLPPPPFADLTPERVLDALDSVLMPLGERTDGGMLALNSYENRVYQVGMEDGPPMVAKFYRPLRWSDDAILEEHAFVSTLYEREIPAVPARVLNGASLHTFDGFRFSIFERRGGRAPDIDRPDTLEWLGRFIGRIHAVGQIKPYVERPALDIQTFGYEPREFLLTHGFVPKDVLEAYETVVKMALEGVERCYERAGDVKSIRLHGDCHPSNVLWTDAGPHFVDFDDSRMAPAIQDLWLLLPGDRPEASRALGDLLAGYEDFCDFEPRELHLVEALRTLRLIHYAAWLARRWNDPAFPAAFPWFNTQRYWEDRILELREQVGAMEEGPLWPV, translated from the coding sequence ATGAACTCGAACCATTCCGATGCATCGCGCGCGTCCGCAGACAGCCTGTCTTTCTCCGGCGACGACGCTAATCTCCCGCCCCCGCCTTTCGCCGATCTCACGCCCGAGCGTGTGCTCGACGCGCTCGACAGCGTCCTGATGCCGCTGGGCGAACGCACCGACGGCGGCATGCTCGCGCTTAACAGCTACGAAAATCGTGTGTACCAGGTTGGCATGGAAGACGGCCCGCCGATGGTCGCGAAGTTCTACCGGCCGTTGCGCTGGTCCGACGACGCCATTCTCGAAGAGCACGCTTTTGTTTCGACGCTTTACGAACGTGAAATCCCGGCGGTGCCGGCACGTGTGCTGAATGGCGCGTCGCTGCATACCTTTGACGGTTTCCGCTTCTCCATCTTCGAACGGCGCGGCGGGCGCGCGCCGGATATCGACCGGCCGGACACGCTGGAATGGCTTGGGCGTTTTATCGGCCGGATTCACGCGGTCGGGCAGATCAAGCCGTACGTGGAACGGCCCGCGCTCGATATCCAGACCTTTGGCTACGAACCGCGCGAGTTTTTGCTGACGCACGGATTTGTGCCGAAGGACGTGCTGGAAGCGTATGAAACCGTGGTGAAGATGGCGCTGGAAGGTGTCGAGCGATGCTACGAGCGCGCCGGCGACGTCAAAAGCATCCGGCTGCACGGGGATTGTCATCCGAGCAACGTGTTGTGGACGGATGCGGGTCCGCATTTCGTCGATTTCGACGATAGCCGCATGGCGCCCGCTATCCAGGATTTGTGGTTGTTGCTTCCGGGTGACCGCCCGGAGGCGTCGCGTGCGCTGGGTGATCTGCTGGCCGGGTACGAAGATTTCTGCGATTTCGAGCCGCGCGAGCTGCATCTGGTCGAAGCGCTGCGCACGCTGCGATTGATTCACTACGCGGCTTGGCTGGCGCGTCGCTGGAACGATCCCGCGTTTCCCGCCGCGTTTCCGTGGTTCAACACGCAGCGCTATTGGGAAGACCGGATTCTCGAGTTGCGCGAGCAGGTGGGCGCGATGGAAGAAGGGCCGCTCTGGCCGGTTTGA